ctctcctctgcttcttttcttcccccttttttttccttGTGGCAGTGATTCTGAACTCTCCACATTTATCATGTGAAGTTGTGAGAGCTTGCTTCTCTTCTCAGTTTCTGACTTCTGATCCGTCTCTCTATCTTCGATCTCTCTCGTTTCCGATTCCGATGGCTGAAAGTAACCAACTTAACCTCAACGAATCCAAGGTTTCTTTGCTCCTTCTTCCCActttttgttaagtttttaTCTCAGATTGTTGCGTGTTTCTCATGGTTTTGAGAATCCGAGCTTGTTTTCTTGCTCTTGCTTACTACTAACCTGGtcacttttctattttttttaatattaatgaaTTCTGCTATGATAATACGCCTGATTTAGGTATGTACTTTCCTGGATTCTGATTAGTGTTATGATTTTTGTTAACAGCTTCAGATTGTTGTTTTGGTTCTCTTTTTTCACATCTcaggaataaataaataaaaaaagaacccGCTTTTATTTGTGTGGCTTATGTTTCTGATTTGTGTCCAAGATGAACCCGTTTTTTAGACGCTGAGGTTTTTACCCTTGaatgttttttactttttggcCCTTTTGAGGTTAGATTTTGTCACTTATGTCTGCTGATTTTGGTAGTTCCCACTTTTGTGTAGCACTTAAGATGCTCAATCTATAGTGTCTTTGGGTTCAGCTTATGCTTGCCAAAACCTTTCCTTTATTTGCATTTATAATTTGTTTGGGGTTCCTTTTATGGCTATTATCTTATCGTGCTATCTTTTTTCCTATTTGATGTAGATGGTGGTTCCGCTAAATATGTGGGTTCTTATCTCCAATTTTAAGCTGGCTTACAATCTTCTTCGTCGCCCTGATGGAACTTTCAACCGGGATTTAGCTGAGTTCCTTGATCGGAAAGTACCTGCCAATGCCAGCCCTGTCGATGGCGTGTTCTCgtttgatgttgttgttgagCGTGAAACTAGTCTTCTTAGTCGAATTTATCGGCCTGATGAGGGAGAAAACCATGCAAGGACTCTTGTGGACATTGAGAAGCCTGTAACCTCTGAGGTTATTCCTGTaatcatattttttcatggtggaaGCTTTGCACATTCTTCGGCTGATAGTGCTATATACGATACCCTTTGCCGCCGGTTGGTAGGAATTTGTAATGCTGTTGTGGTATCAGTAAATTATAGACGAGCACCCGAAAACAGGTATCCTTGTGCGTACGATGATGGTTGGACGGCTCTACAATGGGTCAGTTCTAGATCATGGCTCCAAAGTAGGAAGGACAAGAAAGTTCATATATACTTGGCCGGTGACAGCTCTGGTGGGAACATTGTACATCATGTTGCACGGAAAGCAGTAGAATCTGGAGTTGAAGTAATGGGGAACATACTTCTCAACCCATTGTTTGGTGGGGAGGAAAGAACTGAGTCTGAAAAGCGGTTGGATGGGAAATATTTTGTTAGAATTCAAGATAGAGACTGGTATTGGAGAGCTTTTCTTCCAGAAGGGGAAAATAAAGACCATGAGGCATGTAACCCATTTGGCCCCAAAGGAAGAAGCCTCGAAGGGATTCCCTTCCCGAAGAGCCTTATAGTGGTAGCTGGTTTAGACCTTGTTCAGGATTGGCAATTGGCTTATGCAAAAGGGCTTGAGAAGGCTGGCCAAAATGTGAAATTACTATACCTAGAGCAGGCAACAATTGGCTTTTACTTGTTACCAAACAATGAGCACTTCTCTACAGTCATGGATGAGATAAAAAGTTTTGTGAGCTCTGACCGTTCATAGGCTTAACTTTCATCTGATTGCAAGGACAGGTTAGAAGATTATGTAGGCAATTGTTATGGTACTAGACTTTTTTTAACCGAGTTGTGCTTCTATTTTATACTATAGGACCCTGCTCCCTGTTATTTGGCACTTCTCTGGTTTGAGATTGTGTCACGATATGTGTAACCATGCAGCTTTTCCAGTGCACATCATCACCAATACCACTGATGTGGATAGGTAAGATATTAGGACAAAGGGAGCCATGACTGTCTGTTGAACCGTTAAGTTTAAGATTACCTAGTCTTTTcagccaagaagaaggaagacaGCAATGTGGACGTGACCTTGTGATAGGTAGTCAGTGGGGGTGCGGTTTACATAGTTTATAGtttctttatataatatatatagctAATTTTGGAAAAACTGATAGTGAAAGTGTCGAATGGCATTATGGTGGTGTATGATTATACCTGTGCTATATTCATGTAAGCTTGTCAAGACTGTTAAACTGTTAGTATATTAATTAATGGGGTTGTCTTTCTAGTTCAATCATTATATAAGAATAATAAAGGTTATGGAAGGATGAACATTTGTGTGTACTTATTGCAACTTCTTGTCTTGGCCATGATTGAATATTAGAAAGTTTGGATGGCAGAACTACCGAAGATACTGGAATTGTCTAGCTTGGAAAAGCAAAAACGCATTCATGTGTTGCTAATGCAGGGACATCCCTCTGGTCTTTCTTGTATCTACAAGTGCCCCCACATCAATCACTGGGCACAGCACCCGCACCAGTGGAAACTGGAAAGCCTTCAGTGGTGGAGGACTCTTCTTGATCGATTCTTGAGTCATGCGTCATCTGGGGCCatttatgtataataataaATCAGATAAATACTGTGTGAACATCCCATATTGGACATATTGTAGTTGAAATCTTAGTTGAATTATGATAACGAACCATGCAACTGAGATTAATTAATCAGTTAGATTCATTCACCTAAATTCTAAACTATTTTCCCAAGAAATCGCGATGACAGCTCTGATGGAACTGTCGGAACCATGGATATTCATTCATTATTTTCCTCATTAACACTGTGTTCTGTTTTCTTGCTGCTTTTGGGacagttttttttattcaaagaaaGATTGAAAAGTGTACTGAAGGAAGGTAAGCAATTAGAAATTACAACAGCATAATGCTAATTTCATGGTACTAATTAGTTGACATACTTGCTCAGGTTTTTTACCTAATAACAAGGGCAACCATGACTTTCTAATAATGGATTATATATGATTCAAGAGTGCCCAAGTACTTGTTACTACCCTAAACCCAGTCAGTGCCCTTTGGCAACATAGGCAGCTAATGCTGCAGCCAAAATTGTAGTTGCAGAGGATACAACTGTCCACAAGCTTTTCATTTTATTTGCTGAAACCACAGAGCAATGCATCAACTCAAGTTGCTGCTTCAAATCAGCCACCATCTTGTTCTTGCTCCTAAATGCCTTCTTGATTGCATTCAGTTGTTCAACATAAGGTTGCACTTCTACGTCAGCCTTCTGCTCAATAGATAGCACTTCCGCTACACTCTCATTGTACTGACACACAAGTGCAGCAGTACTCTTCAACAATGCAAGTGCCtggtttgatttgttgttgGAAAACTCAACCTTGGCTCTCAAATCTTCAGAGACTCGCCTTGCCTCCACAATGCTCTGCTGCAATGTATCCATTTCGTTCATCAATACACCCACGCGGCTTTCAATTGTCTTGTTCTTCTCAACTAGCTTCTCTTTCTCACTTAGCATCTGGCTTAACTCGCTCGCCATTTCCTCAACTTGCAATGCCAAGCTCTTCACTTTGTTTTTCTCCTCATCCCTCTCAAGCATTACCTCTTCAATGGAATCCTTGTAATGATTCACCTCAGATAGCAAGTGCTTGTTTCTCTCTTCAAAATCGCTGCATGATGCTTTCAACCTAAGCACAACATCTTTCAATCCGTCCACTTCTCTTTGTATCTCGACAATTTCACTCTCGCGCTCAACTTTCAACATCTCAATCTCATTCTTCTCCCTAACAAGCATATCAATCTCATGCCCCCTATCCTCCAATTCTCTCTCAACCTTATCTAGAGCCTTTTGAAGGCTATCTCTTCCCTCTTTCAACATCTCAACATTCACCTCTATCTCCTCCTTCTGCTTTGCCAATGCTCCAATCTCCATTTCCATTGCCTCTTCCTTCTCCTCAGCCAATCCCAGACTCCCTTCCAATTCAAGAATCTTAGCTCtcatcactgcctcttcctcgtGAAAACCGCATAATGATTCCTTGAGTTGCTTCATCTCCACTTCCATTTCACTGATTCTCGACTCCTTCGCATTCTTCAGCTTCAAAACAGCATCCNNNNNNNNNNNNNNNNNNNNNNNNNNNNNNNNNNNNNNNCAGAGCCAAGTCCCTCTCCTTCACCACCTTCCcaaactctttttctttcttgttcccTTCAACAACCATCTTCTCCTGTTCCAGCTTCAGCTTCTTCACCTCCTCCCTAAGCTTACTCTCATTGTTCTCGCTCTCAAAAAGCTTCTCCTTCAAAGCATTCGCATCGGCGACAACACCGTCGAAATCAGCCTTGATCTGATCCATCTCAGCCTCACGGCAGGCATTGAGCTTGTCAATCTCGTTCCTCTCGGCGACCAACGCAGCGAAGCGGTGACCGGATTCCCGAATCTGCTGCTCCATGAGAACAAAAGCAACGAGGTTTTGGATCTCGAAAAGGACGGCGTCATCAGAGGCCATGGCGAGGTGAGAATGCAAGGCGTTCTGCTGCATTGAGGAACGGTTAAGCGCAGATTGAAGAGCTTCCTTGGATTCAAGAAGAGACTGAACCTGTTGTCTGCGATGTGCAGTCTCTTTAAGAAGCATGGAGTTGAGGTCCTTAAGGCTCTGAAGCTTCTCGGTGGAATCATCCATAGAGAGTGGTTGTTGAGGAACTTGTTGTTCGTGTTTGGATTGGTGGGACAGTTTCTTTTTGGCCATATTTGAGGAATGTGGTGCAGAAGAAGATAACGAGATTAGAGAAGGTTTTGGtttcgttctttctttctttgtttctagTTTCTAGGGTTTATGTTGATTGATGGAGATGGAGAGTCTCTGTTTATGCGCCGTTGTGGAATATaaagcagagagagagagagtcgctttgttgttttctttgccctttggaattcaaattcaaattttgggTCCTGTCTTACTTTTTCATATTTGGCCATTTGGGCTTCTTAGGGTTGTTTATACAATTATAAGGTTAGGACACTAAGATATACACAAAGATACAATCTTTTGTTTAGCATGTCAGATATAATAGAGATATTGTGTCTTAAAATATcgaattagtatattttatattttttctaatagaaaaaatatagagataATCAATGAAaacacaatttattatttttttattattattatcaaatttttataattttatttttattctaaattttgtgtgaaaaaaaaaataaagatcaattaaattttttattatttgttctaTCTTATATTTAGTTCACTAtcatataaaatacaaaaatattaatttgtatGTCTCTATCTTTTGTGTCATATTCTTAATATCGTGTCTTGTACTTTTCTCAAAACTAAATATTTATGCGttggaaaaaatataaatttaactaATGTGTATTTTTAAGAtacatatcaaaataattagtaaaatttttaaaatttttattttaatgcatGTACAATAAAATGCACTAATTAAAAActtaagttttatattttttttataaaaacattgataattttattaacatatattcttaagACACGTGTTAATTAATATTACATTGATTAATTAAGTAGATACTTATTTGTGAAAAAACCGAATTATATAAGTCGacaattaattaaatatgaaaaaaagtaCTTAATTAATCTCTATAATAGTAAAAAGAGGTGTGTTTTGGTGTATGTATAGAGTGTAGAGTTAAGTATGAATTCATACTCTATTAACTATTGCTCCatcctttttaaaataaatatcacttttactttttagatttattaaaaaatttagaaagaaacaTTGTCtacatatattataatttgcCAATgaacccaaaaaataaaaaaaaagtaaataaataaaaagagagaatatatgATTATAGATTTAATTTAAAGGAGGTTTACATCTCATTTAATCTAATTCAAGGATAaacaaagtataaaaaaattttaagtatacCAAATATATcagtattttaataattttaatcattgatttcaatgataaaaaattatataaaaattactaGAACATTAGTGTTTCGAATATATTCAAAAACTTTCTTGAATAAAGCATAaactatatacataatattttttgtcttagACTTGTAGTTTCATTTATGGCcgtatgattttgaaaatacaaGTATGGATACATATTGATATGATATTAAATCACTTGAATTTACTATAGTGAAAATCACGAGATTTAGCATCTAAAAGTACTATGTAGACGTAGTACTGTACATGTTACTAATGGCATGGACCACCCTTAACAAATTTAGCTGACAAGTGAAAGCAATCTTTATGAGAATGTAACGTTAGTAAGTgaccagaaaaaaaaaaccttacACATACTCTATGTCTATGATATGATGGTATAACTATACTATATACTCTTAAGAGTGAATGTGTTTATAATTTAGGGGTAGAAGagtgtgaaaaataaattgaactCTAATGTATGAGATACTAGAACAAACTCTATTAGTAGGGTGGAATAATATAACGGGAGTGAGGGAATGAGGGATGTGATTTTACTCCAATATACGATACGTAAGTTGCAATCTCTTATTGGATTAAGTAACCTTGTGCAATTGATGTTACTTTAACAAGCGTTTTCGTATCTAACTATCTAAGTTTAATTAAGTTggtataattttaataaaaatacgcACGTGTAttagtatttctttttttttgtattttttaacacaaaagtttttattgaaaatatataaatttttacgtataatacaaatttattgatataatataaaaaaatttattcatagTACAGAAATTTGTGCAAAAGCACatcattttttattacaaatatattttgttagttaGATGAATcaattgtgattttttaaaaatttttatgttatatatatattttttgattggATGTcaatattttagatatataattctttaaaactttttgtgttgcgcaccaaaatttttttaatgtgcaCTAAATTTTCTGTGTTGCACATATTCTGTTcggtactaaaatttttttcaaagtatgtagtcttttaaaattttatgtattatataaatttttgtgttgTGCATCAAAGATTTCTGTGATGtgaatcaaaatttatgtattctattgttttaaatatatataagagaagaagataaagaaaatAGTAACAACAATGATGATTATTAAGGAggatgaagagaaaaaaaaaaagaaaagaaaaatcaaataagagaaGACACGATATGACGATGTTATTGAAGAATAAGTGCGTAAAATTACTTAATtgcataattttattattgaatcAATTTGTTACAATTTAAATTAGATCAATTTATTTAaaggttttattttaaaaataaaaataagttatattCCCAGAgtgtttattaaataataaagaataatatGTAAAAAAAGAGTCATTTTTTTGTGACTACAAAAAATGagtcaataaaataataattaagtatttatatataaatatatatattattttgatatatattttatatgaataatattaataactaattttaataagtGTGAGCGACATAGTGACGGACTTGATGAGAGGTAGAGAAAGTGAGTTAGAGAGAGAGGATTAAGGCTGAGAATGAGtctggaagaaaaagaaaaaattcgaATTGGAGGTAGAAATTAGGATTACTAAATTCAAGAAATGGATTTACGTAtatataaattaggataaattaataattttatattcgcGTATATTTAATAAGTTTCATGGGGCGGGTACTTATGTATGTTCCCCTATTAGGAGTGGTAAACGGAAAAATCTGCCTTGTCTCGCCAAAAGTCCGTCCCGCCTAGTAAGACGGTCCTAAATTTTCTCCCCACCTGCCTAATGGTAGGCTGGCAGGATCTCCTTTTTTATAAaccattaaatattaaacaatatatataatttcacaacaatttcaataaatttataatttctaaaaatataaaaaaattataatttctaaattcacaaacattaaagtctttataattataaatatgtaataaacataattataaataaagttttttgaaacaaaatataaatattgttcaaaatatataattaaacatctttaagtttataatcaatcaaatataaaatataattcaaaatataatttaaaatattttcaattatcaTCTTTATCTTCCTGtagattaataaaatcataaaaatttataaaaaaaatgaccgACAAAAAAACATTTGGCCCGCCGAAAAAATCCGCTCCATCCTGTCCCACCAAAACGCACGAATTAAGCAGTGCGGATTagataaactttttaaatttgatgattttaaattttcagtcaaacccactttttttttttacgagtTACGGGGCCGATCTAACAAATTTTGATCCCTTTACCACTTCTAATGCTTATACAGAGATTACCAGGTTAATAAGCCAACTTTTGTGACCATATTTTAACTTGCATTTGGCTGTggtatttgaaatttgaagaaGATCGAGTTAAGTAAGAAATAAACTATATGTGTTACAGGAGATCTTATGTGCACTGCACATCAAGATATGTAACAAGTTGACCTCGAAATCAACTCAGATACTGATTTCTActtactaaatatatatatgaacaATTGGACCATATTATCATTATTCtagctaattaattaatcaagaaCAGATCATTGATCTGTCTTAGGGATTTTCAATGAGTTAGCAGGGATAATAACAAGTTAACATGTTTTGCACATGttatactaaattaaaaaagcTGATTCCCCGTCTAAAATTAGAGTGCGCTGctttatattctcttttttatttttaataattttttatttttatgattatgtaaaagaaaaagaaaaatctgtAAAAACatgaattcttttttttcacaaaattcgagaaacaaaaaagattgaaaataaaagcACAAACTAAATCAACTATTTAaggaaataataaaaagattaatGTTGCAGAATTGAAAAGCTCAAGTTGTGATCTGTTATTCAAAGATGATGCAGATGCAAACTCTGGTCTGCCTTAATTAAGCTATAATCTATAATGGACAAAATCAAATTACAACAACACATAAATTGATGaatgctttttcttcttccttctaccTAGATATTGAACCCCTTGCTGCAAATAGCTGCTTCTCCATCtgcaataataaatataattaaggtGATACAACAAACATTTAacattgattattatttaagAGGTAGCAATAATCTCTTGTACCTTGAAGAGAGTTTCAAGTTTTGTTTTGACCAGTGAATACTCCTGTTTTATCTCTTGCAAGCTTTTAAGGCACCTGATGAATTATGAATACCATAATCAAAACATTAAccatattatattaattaattaaaaccaTAATAACCTTACCCTTCAACATTCTGCTGCTCACAAAAGTTTCTAAAAGCAATGCAGACTCTCTGAACTCTCTGTGCTCCAATGCTGTATTTCCCAATAATCAATTATCCTTAGCTTTATATTTATAACAAAGagtgaattattatatatattaatattaattactaCCTGGAACTGCTACCCTTGAGTTGGTGAACCTGAGCATCCACCTTTCTAAAATCAATGCTTTCTTGCTCTCTGGGATTGATCATCAGCATAACCATAATGAAATGAATAATGATTTTAAGTGCAAGGGATAATCAAAATGGAAGTTAACTTACACTTGCAGTGATTTAGAGAGTTCATTAAGAAGCCTCTCAGCATCCTCAAAGAAGAGAGTGACAacttcaacaacaaattcaggGTTGCTCTCATCTTGAAGTTGCTGAAGCTGGTTAAACTGATCATCTAAGAATCCCTTAATTCacaaacataataaataaacacaaaaatCACTCAATCTATTATAGCATAGTTGATTAATTAGATTAGTTAAGTAAGTTACTTACCTCTTGAAATAAGGAGGAAGTGTATTGGATCAGCTGTCTCTGCATCTGAGTCACAACATCCATTTTTGatatctcttcttttctttctttctctttctctctcactctctcaaTATGTCTCTTCACATATCCATGAATTTCCTATTCCTTCTGCCAATTTATATAATGTGCTATTAattatttctttctctttctttctttatttcttttgtgaAACTGACAAGTGATGATGCAAGGATAAGGATTCAGTAAATGTCAAATCTTAGTCCATCTCTGAATCAAGAACTCCTCACATCCCTGCTTCTTCTCGGACTTGCCattgtttattaattattttctatttatctattttaatttttaaaaatattaaaaattagttattatgtatttgtatttaaatatataaaatttaatttatttttaatatatattttacatcgatgcttaattttagtaattaattaatggtACATCTAACATAATTGATATTATAATATATGTCCAAGAAAATGATATTTGTattgtttttatgtttttatttttatattaaaataattaataaaaaaaaaggataaaaagaaacCTCTTTGTATATTTAATGCCACTCAGTCTTCTTCCTCACTCAGCCAATCATTTACTTCCACCTTTTAACTTTTAAACACTTTAGTTTATTCTAGTTTCTCAACAACAATGCAACCAACTAGATCAACTAGCACTTGTTAGTTAAGTGTTTGGAGTTTTGACGAGTTAGTTTCTGCTGAAAACATATTTACATATGGAAAAGGACCGGAagtcaataaaatatttgtacagtatatattatataataaaaatttaaaaaatattagagatataactattaatattattttttctcatcAACGTAAATTTCTAAAATGAATAGTATTATGACATGATATTAGAGTTTTAGAttcaaaagattaaaaattcgattcttaaattaaaaaatttgatattgtaTATCATTAGTCAATAACatacaaaaaaaagtaaaaatatttactaCATATAAAAAGTATCTTCGTATCCTAACGTATTTTGTCCTATAAAActacaatataataaaataaattaaaataaaataattttaaattaactcgctttttatcaaatatttaaaatttaatctaactacctaaactataaaatataatttaattctaaaCTATAACCAATTCAACCGAAATAgtaataatgtaaataaataaaaaattaaaattaactaacttATTATTGGTGAACATTGACAATGAATTTAGAAACTTTAAATACTTAGACTATaaactataattttattctaaatcaTGATTAGTTCAAAtgaaacaataattaaaataatttcttttattaactaaCATCTATTAATCTTTTACTATAATCACATTATCGTTTCACATTATCTAAACTAA
This portion of the Arachis duranensis cultivar V14167 chromosome 6, aradu.V14167.gnm2.J7QH, whole genome shotgun sequence genome encodes:
- the LOC107492091 gene encoding gibberellin receptor GID1C; this translates as MAESNQLNLNESKMVVPLNMWVLISNFKLAYNLLRRPDGTFNRDLAEFLDRKVPANASPVDGVFSFDVVVERETSLLSRIYRPDEGENHARTLVDIEKPVTSEVIPVIIFFHGGSFAHSSADSAIYDTLCRRLVGICNAVVVSVNYRRAPENRYPCAYDDGWTALQWVSSRSWLQSRKDKKVHIYLAGDSSGGNIVHHVARKAVESGVEVMGNILLNPLFGGEERTESEKRLDGKYFVRIQDRDWYWRAFLPEGENKDHEACNPFGPKGRSLEGIPFPKSLIVVAGLDLVQDWQLAYAKGLEKAGQNVKLLYLEQATIGFYLLPNNEHFSTVMDEIKSFVSSDRS
- the LOC107492090 gene encoding GRIP domain-containing protein RUD3 (The sequence of the model RefSeq protein was modified relative to this genomic sequence to represent the inferred CDS: added 50 bases not found in genome assembly) — translated: MAKKKLSHQSKHEQQVPQQPLSMDDSTEKLQSLKDLNSMLLKETAHRRQQVQSLLESKEALQSALNRSSMQQNALHSHLAMASDDAVLFEIQNLVAFVLMEQQIRESGHRFAALVAERNEIDKLNACREAEMDQIKADFDGVVADANALKEKLFESENNESKLREEVKKLKLEQEKMVVEGNKKEKEFGKVVKERDLALRKNAESESVISELRGEMDAVLKLKNAKESRISEMEVEMKQLKESLCGFHEEEAVMRAKILELEGSLGLAEEKEEAMEMEIGALAKQKEEIEVNVEMLKEGRDSLQKALDKVERELEDRGHEIDMLVREKNEIEMLKVERESEIVEIQREVDGLKDVVLRLKASCSDFEERNKHLLSEVNHYKDSIEEVMLERDEEKNKVKSLALQVEEMASELSQMLSEKEKLVEKNKTIESRVGVLMNEMDTLQQSIVEARRVSEDLRAKVEFSNNKSNQALALLKSTAALVCQYNESVAEVLSIEQKADVEVQPYVEQLNAIKKAFRSKNKMVADLKQQLELMHCSVVSANKMKSLWTVVSSATTILAAALAAYVAKGH
- the LOC107491857 gene encoding histidine-containing phosphotransfer protein 1 is translated as MDVVTQMQRQLIQYTSSLFQEGFLDDQFNQLQQLQDESNPEFVVEVVTLFFEDAERLLNELSKSLQVEQESIDFRKVDAQVHQLKGSSSSIGAQRVQRVCIAFRNFCEQQNVEGCLKSLQEIKQEYSLVKTKLETLFKMEKQLFAARGSISR